The genome window ACCCTCCCGGACCAAACATTATTTTAGTTCGGGCAGTAGGCTTTCCGCTATAAGAATGCGCTGCAGCGTCAAGCGGACCGCGGTAAGCCTCAGTCTCTATAATCTTGCCAATGGTTGTTCCGTTATCAGCTGCATGTACTAAATATTTTCCTAATAAATCCTTAGCCAAGGTCAGGCTATCCTGTTCATAGTACGATCGGGGTAATTTATCCAAACTAGTCACCTCAGCTAATAGCATTACCAAAAGACTAAATATATTTCACACTGGCTAACGTCCGCTGCACCCCACGGCGATAGGAAATTGCCGGATGGCCAAAAATCATGGCCAGACCTGGTTGGTTGTTAGCGGGTATTCCGTATTTTTGCTTGAGCTTATTGCTGTTTTTTATTACCGGCGCAACGCTACCAATCATACAACTTCCCAGACCTTGGGCTTCGGCGGCTAACATAGCGAAGGTTGCGGCGATATACGAATCAACCGGATCAACAAAGGCCGAAACGTGAAACATCATAACAAGCGGCGCATCATAAAATAGTAAATCTTGGCCGTTCCGCGCCCCTTCGTCGATTGCCTCAAAAAGCACAGGAACGAATGATAGGAAGACCTCGAACGAATCTTTACTCATGAGCGGACGCATCATATACACCGCCGGTTTTGAAATTTGCCACTTCATGCTGCGGATCTGAGCTACAATATCAGCAGCAAAAGCCCTAACCTTTCTCCGGCCTGAAATTACGACTACCCCTACCTCGGAAGGCGGGATACCCATAGGAGCTGTGGCCGCCGCGGCAATAATGTTATTAATAGCTTCGGAACTTACTTCTTCCTCGGTAAAATTACGAATACTGCGCCGTTGGCGCATGAGGT of Veillonellaceae bacterium contains these proteins:
- a CDS encoding nitroreductase: MAIKSSRTNGVGMVTIDHTRCSGCRLCVSVCKGAPLKWENNRVVVDQTEGFGCYGCGHCMAVCPVGCIFVDGRCLSSDDVFDFLPTSKPADYNQLIDLMRQRRSIRNFTEEEVSSEAINNIIAAAATAPMGIPPSEVGVVVISGRRKVRAFAADIVAQIRSMKWQISKPAVYMMRPLMSKDSFEVFLSFVPVLFEAIDEGARNGQDLLFYDAPLVMMFHVSAFVDPVDSYIAATFAMLAAEAQGLGSCMIGSVAPVIKNSNKLKQKYGIPANNQPGLAMIFGHPAISYRRGVQRTLASVKYI
- a CDS encoding DNA-3-methyladenine glycosylase; the encoded protein is MLLAEVTSLDKLPRSYYEQDSLTLAKDLLGKYLVHAADNGTTIGKIIETEAYRGPLDAAAHSYSGKPTARTKIMFGPGG